The Apium graveolens cultivar Ventura chromosome 3, ASM990537v1, whole genome shotgun sequence sequence gttaaattgtttgtctgactcgttgtataacgtatacagcgcAAAGCCAACAtctaaggtcttatgggagtcacttgaccataagtataaaaccgaggacgctggggcaaagaagtggattgttggccgctttcttgattataagatggcagactctaagactgtggtcagtcaggtgcaggaactgcaggtgatcattcatgacattcatgctgagggaatggtcataagtgagtctttccaagttgctgctgttattgaaaagcttccacctggatggaaagatttcaagaactaccttaagcacaagcgaaaggagatgtctatggaggatcttattgttagacttcgtattgaagaagacaacaggggtccgagaagaaagttaacgttgccactgagaaggcaaacatggtggagcatgctcaaagctccaagcccaagaaggctaattctggtaaaggggcaaagctggcacccaagagagggatttcgaagtcgaaatttcaagggaagtgctacaactgtgataaagttggtcataggtcttctgactgcaagaagcccaagaagcccaacaagaagaaagaagcaaacatggtagagaatatctccaaggagatgggtgacatagacctctgtgctacggtctctgaagtgaacctggtcggttctaatccacgtgaatggtggattgatactggtgctactaggcatgtttgctcagacaaggcggttttctctagcctcaaagcttccgatgctggtgagaaactctacatggggaattcagcaacttctaccattgagggtgaaggcacggtgatcctgaagatgacctctgggaagaatctgactttgaagaatgtactttatgtgcctgatattcgcaagaaccttgtgtctggttctctgttgaataagcatggctttcgcattgtaatagagtcagataaagttattttgtctaagagtggtatgtttgtaggcaagggttatttaactgatgggctttttaagctcaatgtaatgtccgttaaggacgataatgaaatgaagaattcttctgcttacttgcttgagtctcctaatttatggcatgctagattaggacatgtaaattatgaaactttacgacgtttaagtgcaaaagaatacatacctaaacttactatcgatccaaaacataagtgtgagacttgtgttgaggcaaaattaacgagatcatcatttaaacgtgtggaaaggaacaccaaagtgctagacctaatacatagcgacatatgtgatttaaaattcgctccaacaagaggaggaaacaagtattttattacattcattgatgattgtacaaaatactgctatgtatatttgttgaaaagcaaagacgaagctatagataaatttaaaatctataaggaagaagttgagacacaacaaactgagaaaatcaaaacgatacgaagtgatcgtggaggtgaatatgttgaaccgtttggggaattctgttcacaacatggtataatccatgaggtcactgcaccatactcccctcagtcaaatggtgtggctgaaaggaagaatcgcactctgaaagagatgatgaatgcgatgttgttaagctctgggctcccacaatcgatgtggggagaagccatcttaagcgcaaataatattttaaatattacgatgcgcaagaataaggatgtaagtccttatgaaatgtggaagaaaaagaaaccaagttaccaacacctgaaagtgtgggggtgccttgcaaaggtactgatccctacaccgaagaaggtgaagataggtcctaagactgtgaattgtgtcttcatcggatatcctccacacagcactgcatatcggtttcttgttcatgaatccaagattcctgatattcaaaagaataccattatggaatcaagaaatgcctcattttttgagacgatgtttccctgtaatccaggaaaccaacaacctacgacgtctaaacgatctcatgagtctgtagatgacgataatgagagtgacgaaagtgaagacaaaaatgtgggggtagtgagaaggagcaaaagacaacgaacggagaaatcctatgggtctgattttatgacctatttgctcgaataaggtgacccaaaaacttataaggaggcggttacctcacctgatggacctatgtggaaagaggccatcaagaatgaagttgattcaattatgcaaaatcatacttgggaattagtggacttgccaactggttgcaaaccattaggtagcaagtgggttttcaagaagaagttgaaaactgatggcactattgataagtataaggccagacttgtaattaaaggatacaagcaacaaaaaggccttgattactttgatacatattctcctgtaacgagaataacgtccataaggatgatgtttgctattgctgcaatgcgtaatctaactgtacatcaaatggatgtgaaaacagctttcctaaatggagacatagatgaagaaatctatatggaacaacctgaagggtttgttgtcccaggacaagaaaggaaagtgtgtagattggtgaaatcattgtatggtttgaaacaagcgcctatgaaatggcatgaaaaatttgatgaggtcgtgctggccaatggtttcaaaatcaatgaatgtgatagctgtgcctattacaaggataacgagaacagctatgtcaaggagaatgacaatggctatgtcatgatgacactatatgtagatgatctacttattgctggaagcaatgataaagttatcaaatctacaaaggacatgttgaaatcaaggttcgacatgaaagatatgggactagcaaatgtaattctgggaattcaaatttctagaacatcagagggtctcgcattaagtcaaccacattatgttgacaagatccttgagaagtttcttaaggatgactttgagaaagctaggacacctgtagatatgactttgcacctatccaagaacaaaggtgtagctgtttcccaattggaatactcgaggataattggtagtctgatgtacctcatgagttgtacaagaccagacattgcatactcaattagcaagttgagtaggtttacgagtaatccgggagctgatcactggaaagcgattataagggtactaaggtacttgaggggaactcgagactatggactgcactatggcagatacccagcagtattagaaggatatactgacgcaaattggatatctagcaagaaagcacttaagtctacgagtggctatgtgtttacattagctggagcggcaatatcatggaaatcctcaaaacaaacggtgataactcattccacgatgtaagctgagtttgtggcactagataaatgcgccgaagaggctgaatatctacgtcagtttctggaggatattccaagatggccaaagcctgtaactgcaatagggattcactgtgatagtcaatccgctattggcagagcacagagcacgatgtataatggaaagtctcgtcatatacgacgacgacacagttccattagacaattgatctcaaccggaattatcactattgactatataccgtcaaaggataatatcgcggatccactaaccaaagggttatcaagagaagtggttgagaaatcatcgagagggatgggccttaagcctattgcttaacggcatcatggtggacacccaaccattgttgactggagatcccaagaacttggttcaatgggacaactaaatcatgatgaccaaatcactgtgggggtaacccctggcctgttcctatgatgaggaaacagtgagacccgtaaggtacgaggttaagctttgagcctttaatgatctttgatgaatacgtggagctcaggagtgaacgcatggaattcagttgagtaaacgcgggttactctataagataaagatcacctatgtgggagagaagtggggccgcttcaaaggagaattgcgaggcacaattctttagaaacttctccagaaccaggacgatgttccatggccaaaatggacatactcatgagagctgaacgagtcagaaacgatatagtgataagtatatcatcgtttacataaacggtcgaacagttcaaggacaagcacgtctactgtctaccagtaaagtcggtatgcttactcgagcgaaggttcaaggagcattctctacctatcgtatgctatatctgatcgaagaaactatcaccaagtcaaactccgtgtctgtctttctgtctgtctggtgtgtgctactaagattaccaatctcacccatgtgggggattgttggaaaatatgggtataagtcccatattggtaagtcatattttttagcattatgactaaaagatgtgtgagatatgatgatattctcttaataatggaaattattattttccattagaatttggctcaaatattatggcataaattaatttgattttgtttcagattaattgatatggtgtatgtcttgatatattcaatctgattctgtttcagattatttatggaataaagtagcttgcaagtattacaccgattccataattaatgatatttaattatggaaaagagtagcgcacaagtctatctacacctatataaacacctctaaggcgttagggttagacacaccaaaaacatattcgtctctaaacacaaatctctctctctcggtgatagtttcgtgcccgttcaagctcgctgaaggtgctcgttatccgtaacgccgccgctacctcgttttatcctgggaggctatcgactcgcacatacggtgagaggcgaaatagctttaaggagacagtttcaactggactcgaggatctctcttctgtttatatcttttcttcctccgtttgatttcgtttactcacacacacacttgtttgattatttgtattaatcgcagattgttttcaCAATAGTCACATAGCATTAGCGAGCATCACCAGCTAAATTAAAATTGAGCTAAATAATAATCATACACAGCACTGAGACATTTGAACAATAAAAAATGATATAACTATCTCATCTTGAATAAATGGAAAGATGTCTCCACACTTATCTTAGAACTTAGATCCCCTCTCAGGATTTAGAATAGGTATATTTTACATATCATAAATCAGCAAAATATATAAGAATAAGATGAGGATTCCCTTCATTATAATCTAAGGCGTAATAATGACTGGTGAGATGCCATCATTTTTTTAAGGATTCTTATGCTCATAAAACTCAAATATCTGCTCTGATAGAAGTTATTTTGCAACCAATGCTCAATATTCAAGACATATTGACACATGAGAAGTGGAAACTTCGTTCCCTTATCTAACATCCTGACCGGAAATTACAGTCCAGGATCAAATACTAACTGTCAAAAATTCTTTTGCAATCCAAAAATAACTAGCACAATAACAATTTTTTTAGCACAGTACACAAAGAGGAGGTTGAACATGTATCGGGGCTCCAACACTTTCAACCCATTCACCATTTCATAAACAATCTAGACTCAAATACATTGTAATAGTGTGCCGCCTTCATACGCAATCAGGATTAGTTTTGGTAGTTTAcgtaataaaattttaaattacaaGGTCCTCTTTTCGTACCGTTTGTTactataaaattcatatgatttaTAGTGCAGGtggaattagaaaaagaaaaaaaaggagcAGTCAAAGGTGTTGagaataattcaaaattatttgaattgtttTCTTGAATATTTGTTGATTAGTTTGTTAGGTGTTTTTCAAATAATTAGTTTGTTAGGTGTTTTAGGAGTTTTAGTTTTTTTAGTATATAAAACCACACGTTGGTTATCAGAAATTAGATAGAAGTATGTATCTCATTTTATTCACTACTTCTCTatatttttctctcttttttttattAGTCTAAATACCAACAGTGGTATCATGAGCCTTATTGATCTTAAGGGTCTGTGATATAACATAGCCATGTCTTCAAATCAAACACCAAATCTTTCTACTCCATTTTTTAGTGGTGAAAATTATCAAGTATGGGCTATTAAAATGAAAACTCAATTGAAAGGTTTGGGTTTATGGACATGGGTGGAAAGTGAGAGGGAGATACAACCTCTTACAGACAATCCTATTCtaaatcaaatcaaacttcacGAAAATGAGTCAAGTAAGGGTCCAAGGGCTTTATCAATTATCCATACGGCCGTGTCAAAATCGATTTTCACAAGAATTATGACTTGTGAAACAGGAAAAGAGGCTTGGGATAAGCTAAAAGAATTGTATGAGCGCAACGCAAGAATAAAGAGGATGCAAGTTTTAAATCTCAAAAGGGATTTTGAGACTTTAGCCATGAAAGAAAAAGACACTATACAAGATTATTATGATAATTTGATGGGTGTTGTTAACAAAATGCGGCTGATGAGAGAAGATGTACCTGATAGCAAAATTGTAGAGAAGCTGTTTGTGAGTTTGCCTGAAAGGTTTGAGTCAAAACTTTCATCTCTTGAAGTTTCAAAAGATATAAGTGAACTATCTTTATCCGAGCTAATTAATTCTCTGCAAGCTCAAGAACAAAGAAGAGCGATGAGAAACAAGGAAACTGAAAATGCGGTTTAAGGAGCTTTTTTGAAAAAAACTCAAAAGCAAAAAATAAAATTTACTCAATGTGGTCATTGTAAGAAGAATGGACATGAAGAAAAAGATTGTTGGAACAAGGAAAGACCTAAATGCTTTAAATGCAAGAGGTTTGGACATGTGCAAAAGTATTGTAGAGTCAAGACGGAAGAAAGTGTCAATAAGACACAAGTATTTGATGAAGAACTATTTTGATATTGGAGAGAAGTGCTCCAATGTGTACGTTGGTGAGAGTGCATCAACATGAAACTGTGGAGAGAAGGGCTCCCAAATGAAACTGTAGAGAAAAGTGCTCCAACAGCAATGGTGATGGTGGGAAGTACAACATCATcgaattaatttttagaattttgaaTTATGAGGGAGTGTTGagaataattcaaaattatttgaattgtttTCTTGAATATTTGTTGATTAGTTTGTTAGGTGTTTTTCAAATAATTAGTAGATAAGATAAGTTCTAGTTTTTATGAGTTTTATTTTTTTTAGTGTATAAAACCACACGTTGGTTATCAGAAATTAGATAGAAGTATGTATCTCATTTTATTCACTACTTCTCTAtatttttctctctttcttttatTAGTCTAAACACCGACAAAAGGCAAGTGCAAGTGGGAGATGTTACACACGAAGTTTGCAGATTTCACTTACATTTTCTGAAGCACCTACATTGGCCTCTGTATCAATATCATACAAAGAGATAGACAATTACGGATGCTCTAGTTTATTTATAAAGGAGTAGAAAAAACCAATAATATAGGTTCCAAGTGCAATTATAATAACTATTTGTTTTCCCTGGTGCTTCCTACCTCTTTTAGATCTCTATATCATCCTTGTAATATGATTCACGGTTTCGGGTCTAGTGGGTAAGTCAGATTCACCATCTCCTGGTGTACAAAAAGGTACCAATATGAGCACTAAAGTGTAGTACTATAATAAACATCCATACTCATTATCAACGTTTTAGAGCATACATATTTGATCATCATCACTCGAATTATCAGCGTCAGCATTGGAGTTTTTTCTTTTGTCAATTACAACTAGAGCTGGCCAAATGGGCGGGTTTGAACCGCTCATTCGGGACCGGCTCGTACGGAAACCGTAAAATATTCGGCCCGATTcgggccggttcaaacccgcacaacCCGCCAAAAGAAGTGAACCGAATACGAATTTAGTTCTAAAAAACCGGGACCGACACTAACCCGCACGAGCCCGCACAGGAGCCGCACGCACTATGCAGACCGCACAGGCCCGCGGGTTAGTGCCTATAAGCTGGAAAATCAGGTACTACAAAAACATGTGCAAACATGATTCATGCAATATAAAATGCCAAGTAAAAAATGGAAGACCATACACAAACTGGATGCAAAATTACCCAAATGTAATTTTATTTAAagttttaatattatttgatttgtaattttttaatgttTGATGTGGTTTATTCCGTTTTTTTAGAGAGGAGTCCTCTCATAtcatttgtaatttttttaaattaataaaatttataaaaggtaccgtcctctttttaaccaaaaagttaaaataataaaattaactgattacaattataatatttcgaataaattatgtgacataatagaaaataatgttacattttattaattattttttaataaacattaaatttcgaattttatatagtaaaaaatatttattatacaATTTCAATACATGAATTTAAATTAGAATACAATTCGAATATTAGCAttgaaaattaaaatacaatAGCACCATTTTAAACAAACAGAGTCTGACACAACATGACACAACTCCACTCAAATTATGCAACACTGAACCGCGTGCCAGCCCGTGCCAGCCCGCGTGCCAGCCCGTGAACCGCCTGACACGCACACAAACTCAGTGCCAAATCCGGGTTACCTTCTGACAGCTCAAACCAGCCCGGCCCGATTCGTTCGCCTTCTAGTGCCGGTTCAGTGTTGATATTTCTCGGTCCCAGCCCGCTACAAACCCGGCCCGGCACGCACGACCCGCACGGATGGCCACCTCTAATTACAACATACGGCCTACTCCccataaaaataaaaataagagtGAATTTTTGTTCTACGTCTCCGAGCTATATTTCCCCGTCTAATTCTGTTCATTGAATAAATGAAACTTTGACTAATAACTAATAGATTTCCTATTTTCCAAGTCGATCCGATCCATTCGTTCGTAGGCCCTGTCTTACGTCCAAGTCTAATATTAGATCATTTTTATTTCATATACTAAGTCAATGACGTATCAATTTGTTTAGATAAaatctataaaataaaaaatGGCAAACTACGATAAATGAAGGTGGCATTACCCAAAATAAAGATTTAACAAAATGAAATTCGTATGAAAAAGACCTATTACTTTTTCACAAAAAAACAAAAGTATTTTAAAATATATCCATTACCAAACCAAAAAGATAATTTTCCAAAATACTATATATATAATCTTTTATCATATAAATCTATTAGTTCTGAAATTAATAAGCCTTCATATATTATTTATGGATCACCATCAGAATTAAAAAACAACCAAAAATTTACTTTTAATTACAACAATTATAAACAAAATTTATTTGAAAGCCTGGAGGAAAAGA is a genomic window containing:
- the LOC141715250 gene encoding uncharacterized protein LOC141715250 — its product is MSSNQTPNLSTPFFSGENYQVWAIKMKTQLKGLGLWTWVESEREIQPLTDNPILNQIKLHENESSKGPRALSIIHTAVSKSIFTRIMTCETGKEAWDKLKELYERNARIKRMQVLNLKRDFETLAMKEKDTIQDYYDNLMGVVNKMRLMREDVPDSKIVEKLFVSLPERFESKLSSLEVSKDISELSLSELINSLQAQEQRRAMRNKETENAV